One segment of Polyangiaceae bacterium DNA contains the following:
- a CDS encoding restriction endonuclease — MTFTDAAAEVLRLIGRPLHYKEITDIAIEKNLLSHVGKSPEVTMGARLAAMLKKDSTDTPLIRVKPGVFALREWDEKTLRAGADGKKGGRRGGRQDVQAKRVEAEVEDEAAVETVEEESTEEVAEAAPVEAKDEVEEEAEAAPAPVEAAVEEAEEEQAYPAVLQLADAAPPPPAPRISAPVRARVEDEDVEAEPPAPDEVMRAEAVAGAAEMFDEEEDDDQPILGGSDERPGIGAVDGGDGRRRRRRRRRGRSTNGEQQPGITSSGALPSYIATPAFESRAPRERDRDRDFGRDRDRDRDRDRDVSREGRDGMATEAVYRGPQVIEIGQTESHAALDDLAGRELADAVTAILSTFDRNAGAVSLRQIAETAQRRGRLSGDAQLVQSQVAAAVRADNARRVAAGQRPRFRFAGGRVALTDWLLSGDLARLEQEALSAVERYRDAARRAFARKLGELPGHAFIEICVLALERMGVGQLRAVRRAGAPGAEAHFSGVLKTSGEDIRLAIILRRDGREIGRERVTELRGSLHHYGPATVGWIFTSGQILSGARDEASITGTAPIALYDGLAVARLCEDNDVAVIRARLPIAIPDVDMLEALRAS, encoded by the coding sequence ATGACGTTTACTGATGCAGCGGCCGAGGTGCTTCGCCTTATCGGCAGGCCGCTCCACTACAAAGAGATCACGGACATCGCGATAGAGAAAAACTTGCTCAGCCACGTCGGCAAGAGCCCCGAAGTCACGATGGGCGCACGGCTCGCCGCGATGCTCAAGAAGGACTCGACGGACACGCCGCTCATCCGCGTGAAGCCTGGCGTTTTCGCCCTCCGCGAGTGGGACGAGAAGACGCTGCGCGCAGGGGCGGATGGCAAGAAGGGCGGCCGACGGGGCGGCCGGCAGGATGTTCAGGCCAAGCGCGTCGAGGCGGAAGTAGAAGACGAAGCCGCCGTCGAGACGGTGGAAGAAGAATCGACCGAAGAAGTGGCCGAAGCTGCGCCGGTCGAAGCAAAGGACGAGGTCGAAGAAGAGGCCGAAGCTGCTCCCGCACCGGTCGAAGCAGCCGTCGAGGAAGCGGAAGAGGAACAAGCTTACCCGGCGGTTCTTCAGCTTGCGGATGCTGCACCGCCGCCGCCTGCGCCTCGCATTTCGGCACCCGTGCGCGCACGGGTCGAAGACGAGGACGTGGAGGCGGAACCGCCCGCGCCGGATGAGGTGATGCGAGCGGAAGCCGTTGCAGGCGCCGCCGAAATGTTCGACGAGGAAGAAGACGACGACCAACCCATCCTGGGTGGATCTGACGAGCGACCTGGTATCGGTGCCGTCGATGGGGGCGATGGTCGTCGTCGTCGTCGTCGCCGTCGCCGTGGCCGAAGCACCAACGGCGAGCAGCAGCCGGGAATCACGTCGAGCGGCGCGCTTCCGTCGTACATTGCGACGCCGGCGTTCGAAAGCCGCGCACCGCGAGAGCGAGACCGAGACCGCGATTTCGGTCGCGATCGCGACCGAGACCGAGATCGCGACCGAGACGTGTCGCGCGAAGGACGCGACGGAATGGCGACCGAAGCCGTTTATCGCGGACCGCAAGTCATCGAGATCGGTCAGACGGAATCGCATGCCGCGCTCGACGACCTTGCAGGCCGAGAGCTCGCGGATGCGGTAACGGCCATCTTGTCGACGTTCGATCGCAATGCGGGCGCGGTGTCGCTCCGGCAGATTGCGGAAACGGCACAACGTCGCGGACGGCTTTCCGGTGATGCACAGCTCGTGCAGTCTCAAGTTGCAGCCGCCGTTCGTGCGGACAACGCGCGTCGCGTTGCCGCAGGCCAAAGGCCGCGTTTCCGATTCGCAGGTGGCCGCGTGGCCCTGACCGATTGGCTGCTCTCCGGCGACCTCGCGCGGCTCGAGCAGGAAGCGCTTTCCGCGGTGGAGCGGTACCGAGATGCAGCCCGACGCGCGTTTGCTCGAAAGCTCGGCGAGCTTCCTGGACACGCGTTCATCGAAATCTGCGTCCTGGCGCTCGAGCGCATGGGCGTGGGCCAGCTTCGTGCAGTTCGCCGTGCAGGCGCTCCGGGGGCGGAAGCGCACTTCTCTGGCGTGCTGAAGACGTCGGGCGAGGACATTCGCCTTGCGATCATCCTTCGCCGCGACGGCCGCGAGATCGGCCGTGAGCGTGTCACGGAGCTGCGCGGATCGCTGCACCACTACGGCCCGGCAACGGTCGGCTGGATCTTCACGAGCGGCCAAATCCTGTCGGGCGCTCGCGACGAAGCCAGCATCACGGGCACGGCCCCCATCGCCCTCTACGATGGCCTCGCAGTTGCCCGGCTTTGCGAGGATAACGATGTCGCGGTCATCCGGGCTCGCTTGCCCATCGCAATCCCCGACG
- a CDS encoding putative metal-binding motif-containing protein: MRLTFRWGLILTALAAPAAWLAPGCGARTDIEDYEDYEGEEDDAAIDAPDEDGGPDGQTDAPPDVQFDVVDDVPMIDVVEDVSFDVAEDVIEDAPQDVTEDVVMDAPDDAPMDAPDDAPMDAPDDAPIDAPMDAPVDAPMDAPVDAPMDAPVDAPNDAPTDGPCGDFDGDKYTSCDGDCDESDPNINAGAYDFPNGVDDDCDGVIDNPFIACGTGLEYTSQDPIDYARAIDLCQQTTADAMGANKRWGLISAELRLADGTGSPSPQSHAIITSMGTVLGPRANENFVLLSTGLAATPGQPYYQFGTPQGGTDFGTASALPQGWGPTNKAGCPLPFVATAFNPVNLKIQVRTPTNAARFAFDHGFWSSEYPEYACSPFNDLWVVLLKSGASGIANNRNVVFDNQGTPGSVNVNFFDRCVAGPTGCQGTPGFNFCAGGKSELAGTGYDEPIVACNNVLSSVGGSTGWITTEAPMLPGEIITVEFVVWDSSDGIFDSASMVDYFRWLPTSISTPKTFRP; the protein is encoded by the coding sequence GTGCGCTTGACCTTTCGTTGGGGGCTGATTCTGACTGCGCTCGCGGCGCCCGCCGCATGGCTCGCACCTGGATGCGGAGCACGCACGGACATCGAGGACTACGAGGACTACGAGGGAGAAGAAGACGACGCGGCAATCGATGCGCCCGACGAAGATGGCGGCCCCGATGGGCAAACGGATGCTCCGCCGGATGTGCAGTTCGATGTGGTCGACGATGTGCCGATGATCGATGTCGTCGAGGACGTGAGCTTCGACGTTGCAGAAGACGTCATCGAAGATGCACCTCAAGACGTGACTGAAGACGTCGTCATGGATGCACCCGACGATGCTCCGATGGATGCACCCGACGATGCTCCGATGGATGCGCCGGACGATGCACCGATAGACGCGCCGATGGACGCGCCCGTCGATGCGCCCATGGATGCTCCCGTCGATGCACCGATGGATGCACCTGTCGACGCGCCAAACGATGCGCCAACGGATGGTCCATGTGGTGACTTCGATGGTGACAAGTACACGTCGTGCGATGGCGACTGCGACGAGAGCGATCCGAACATCAACGCGGGTGCGTACGACTTCCCGAACGGCGTGGACGATGATTGCGACGGCGTGATCGACAATCCGTTCATCGCGTGCGGCACGGGTCTCGAGTACACGTCACAGGATCCGATCGACTACGCGAGGGCCATCGATCTGTGCCAGCAGACGACAGCCGATGCGATGGGAGCGAACAAGCGGTGGGGTCTCATTTCGGCCGAGCTGCGTTTGGCGGATGGAACGGGCAGTCCGAGCCCGCAGTCGCACGCGATCATCACGTCGATGGGCACGGTGCTCGGCCCGCGCGCGAATGAGAACTTCGTGCTGTTGTCGACGGGTTTGGCGGCGACACCGGGGCAGCCGTACTACCAGTTCGGGACGCCTCAAGGTGGAACGGATTTCGGCACGGCATCGGCGCTTCCGCAGGGGTGGGGCCCGACGAACAAGGCGGGGTGTCCGCTGCCGTTCGTCGCGACCGCGTTCAACCCGGTGAACCTGAAGATCCAAGTACGTACCCCGACAAACGCCGCGCGATTCGCATTCGACCATGGGTTCTGGTCATCCGAGTACCCGGAGTACGCGTGTTCTCCGTTCAACGATTTGTGGGTGGTGTTGTTGAAATCGGGTGCATCGGGAATCGCGAACAACCGCAACGTGGTGTTCGACAATCAGGGCACACCTGGTTCGGTCAACGTCAACTTCTTCGATCGGTGTGTGGCAGGACCAACGGGTTGTCAGGGCACACCTGGTTTCAACTTCTGTGCGGGCGGCAAGAGCGAGCTTGCGGGCACGGGCTACGACGAACCCATCGTCGCGTGCAACAACGTGCTGAGCTCGGTCGGGGGCAGCACGGGATGGATCACGACGGAGGCGCCGATGCTCCCGGGCGAAATCATCACGGTCGAGTTCGTCGTGTGGGACTCGTCGGATGGCATTTTCGACTCGGCTTCGATGGTCGACTATTTCCGTTGGTTGCCAACGAGCATCTCAACGCCGAAAACGTTCCGACCTTGA
- a CDS encoding C-type lectin domain-containing protein — MKNLALICTLASLLGAGIVGCGRTDFDDIFATTSVGGGGGDGGIGGAGGGGGDGGIGGVAGSGGSGGTAGSGGVAGSGGVGGVAGSGGGGGMGGVGGGGGAGGNCTTEVCDGVDNDCDGAVDEGNPGGGAGCLTGQLGLCSTGVQTCKDAEIICSQLFPPVAELCNGLDDDCDGPIDEDVADVGKPCNTGQPGVCSVGITACMGKLVCNPTTAPQPESCNGIDDDCDGIVDDGNPGGGGACDTGLPGICKAGVLTCEAGALVCKGSAPQAEACNGIDDDCDGTADDGNPGGGLACMTGQPGVCAAGMTACSGGMIACNATQMPAPESCNGLDDDCNGSTDEGNPGGGVMCTTGLPGVCAAGMTTCAGGVVSCNPTQAPSTEVCNGIDDDCNGAVDELAICSCTVATFEGREYRFCSNVLTFANASAACQAAGYHLVSIGSAGEDSFVHNTAVSVANMKWWIGLNDIAVEGTFVWTDGSPVAYTNWEPGEPNNVGNEDCGQINRFFPKGTWNDEPCNQALPYICEKP, encoded by the coding sequence ATGAAGAACCTTGCCCTCATTTGCACGTTGGCTTCGCTGCTCGGTGCAGGCATCGTCGGTTGTGGTCGCACTGATTTTGACGACATATTTGCGACGACGTCGGTGGGTGGAGGTGGCGGGGATGGGGGCATTGGGGGCGCTGGCGGAGGTGGCGGCGATGGTGGCATTGGGGGCGTGGCGGGCAGCGGGGGAAGTGGCGGCACGGCTGGCAGCGGGGGCGTGGCGGGCAGCGGCGGCGTGGGTGGTGTCGCGGGAAGTGGTGGCGGCGGTGGTATGGGTGGCGTTGGGGGCGGCGGTGGCGCTGGAGGGAATTGCACGACCGAGGTTTGCGATGGTGTCGACAATGATTGCGATGGCGCGGTCGACGAGGGCAATCCGGGTGGCGGAGCGGGGTGTTTGACGGGGCAGCTCGGTCTTTGCAGCACGGGGGTGCAGACGTGCAAGGATGCAGAGATCATTTGCTCGCAGCTTTTCCCGCCAGTTGCGGAATTGTGCAATGGGCTGGACGACGATTGCGACGGGCCGATCGACGAGGACGTTGCCGACGTCGGAAAACCTTGCAATACGGGGCAACCAGGTGTGTGTTCCGTAGGCATTACCGCGTGCATGGGCAAGCTCGTGTGCAATCCGACGACGGCGCCGCAACCTGAAAGCTGCAATGGCATCGATGACGATTGCGATGGTATTGTCGACGATGGCAATCCTGGCGGGGGCGGAGCGTGCGACACGGGATTGCCGGGCATTTGCAAGGCGGGGGTGTTGACGTGCGAAGCGGGAGCGCTCGTTTGCAAGGGCAGCGCGCCGCAAGCGGAAGCGTGCAATGGCATCGATGACGATTGCGACGGCACGGCGGACGACGGCAATCCTGGCGGGGGATTGGCGTGCATGACGGGACAACCGGGCGTGTGCGCTGCAGGGATGACTGCGTGCAGCGGCGGAATGATTGCTTGCAATGCCACGCAGATGCCTGCGCCGGAATCGTGCAACGGGCTCGACGATGATTGCAATGGGTCGACGGACGAAGGCAATCCTGGTGGGGGCGTCATGTGCACGACGGGGCTGCCGGGCGTGTGCGCTGCGGGCATGACGACGTGCGCAGGTGGCGTCGTTAGTTGCAATCCGACGCAAGCGCCATCGACCGAAGTATGCAACGGCATCGACGACGACTGCAATGGCGCCGTGGACGAGCTGGCGATATGTAGCTGCACGGTGGCGACCTTCGAAGGGCGCGAATACCGTTTCTGCTCGAATGTGCTCACCTTTGCGAATGCGTCAGCGGCTTGCCAAGCTGCCGGGTATCACCTCGTGAGCATCGGTTCTGCGGGGGAGGACAGCTTCGTTCATAATACGGCGGTCTCCGTTGCGAACATGAAATGGTGGATTGGCCTGAACGACATCGCGGTCGAAGGCACGTTCGTCTGGACCGACGGATCGCCCGTCGCGTACACGAATTGGGAGCCCGGGGAACCGAACAACGTGGGCAACGAGGATTGCGGGCAGATCAATCGGTTTTTCCCGAAGGGAACGTGGAACGACGAGCCTTGCAACCAGGCATTGCCGTACATTTGTGAAAAGCCGTGA
- a CDS encoding protein kinase, with amino-acid sequence MTSLGSDNDMTTTVPGETDLASEGSITHDPFLAKVARVPSREDGPVHVAQAGDKFGRFEVRGELGRGGMGIVYAAVDPTLGREVALKVLPASGDVERRRRFLREARSAAAVTHPGIATVFEVGEQDGTVFIAMERVRGKTLRAWLDENRPVPIVAAQKIGRSIARTLAKAHELGVVHRDLKPENAMLTEDGDVKLLDFGLAKVVGSKTLDDDSTTETQEGRIMGTPCYMSPEQARGLPVDARSDVFSFGVMLYELLTGKRPFSGSTSVDLMAAITRDEPAAVSEVEPGVSAEVAAVVHRCLRKAPDDRYADARALSRDLDAACEVSALQSTLPQGPISLANPPKPKPRLSRRIVGVLAGLSLAAVASLGFWKASTGPGPNAEAMVSPGGSSSSGMAMMALPSPKSGKADAAEAYRKGMLEFRKGSSWGPNLVHATEIDPTLAEAHVQLAAAALFNSAAERSRAHYRKAMDLVDTLSDEDRVLLNAIEPLLLRQPSDWAESIRRFSKAVEKFPNDAHFWFYLAIATANFEDFAKANGYLNRAIALDPGFAHARVLLAMYTAYEGRFEAAEQAAEQCLKVAPESTLCMDLISRLRLREGKCEEMAQVARRMIAASTSRTLGEIVLAESLAARGQPLATVEQAIAQAEASRQELPVATTVATKKQFTTLRLFARMLAGDFEGAETRARELEALTQTSHMQEERGAAAKLLAQIMLETGRTREAGEVVMAFLDRRDAWEPTPSAEDIAMAKDATPFLLFAAAESERLSAAERTERRDAWLRDWEARATPIARNYLWMHAHASTAYTAEEAKNAIDVLSRQAPLPPFRPETMADAYVGRMYLLAGRPDDAITWLDGAARSCAALQFPFEHTRAFLWLGQAKESKGDTKGACGAYQVVLDRWGQAKPKSVSAGQARARVKALGCRPT; translated from the coding sequence ATGACCTCCCTGGGGTCCGACAACGACATGACGACGACCGTGCCGGGCGAGACGGATCTGGCGAGCGAAGGCTCGATCACGCACGATCCGTTCTTGGCGAAGGTTGCGCGTGTGCCCTCGCGCGAAGATGGTCCCGTGCACGTCGCGCAAGCAGGGGACAAGTTCGGTCGCTTCGAAGTGCGCGGAGAGCTTGGACGTGGAGGGATGGGGATCGTCTATGCAGCGGTCGATCCGACGCTGGGGCGCGAAGTCGCGCTGAAGGTGCTGCCTGCATCGGGCGACGTGGAAAGGCGCCGGCGATTTTTGCGCGAAGCGCGATCGGCTGCGGCGGTGACGCATCCGGGCATCGCGACGGTGTTCGAGGTGGGCGAGCAAGACGGCACGGTATTCATCGCGATGGAGCGCGTTCGCGGTAAAACCCTGCGCGCCTGGCTCGACGAAAACCGCCCCGTCCCAATCGTTGCAGCACAAAAGATCGGGCGCTCGATCGCGCGAACGCTCGCCAAAGCGCACGAACTAGGCGTTGTACATCGGGATCTGAAACCCGAAAACGCAATGCTGACCGAAGATGGCGACGTAAAACTGCTCGACTTCGGCCTTGCCAAGGTCGTGGGTTCCAAAACATTGGATGACGACTCGACGACGGAAACGCAAGAGGGGCGCATCATGGGCACGCCGTGTTACATGTCGCCCGAGCAAGCTCGCGGATTGCCCGTCGATGCGCGGAGTGATGTTTTTTCGTTCGGCGTGATGCTGTACGAGCTGCTCACGGGCAAGCGACCGTTTTCAGGTTCGACGTCGGTGGACCTCATGGCCGCGATCACGCGGGACGAGCCGGCTGCCGTAAGTGAGGTCGAACCGGGCGTTTCTGCGGAAGTTGCAGCGGTCGTCCATCGGTGCCTGCGCAAAGCTCCGGACGATCGCTACGCGGATGCGCGTGCGTTGTCGCGCGATTTGGATGCAGCGTGCGAGGTATCGGCGCTTCAGTCGACACTTCCGCAGGGGCCGATTTCACTCGCCAATCCGCCAAAGCCAAAACCTCGTTTGTCAAGGCGAATCGTAGGCGTGTTGGCAGGTTTGTCGTTGGCGGCCGTTGCGAGTCTCGGGTTTTGGAAAGCGTCGACGGGTCCGGGGCCGAATGCGGAGGCCATGGTGAGCCCTGGCGGATCGAGCTCGTCGGGGATGGCGATGATGGCGCTGCCGTCGCCCAAATCGGGAAAAGCAGACGCAGCCGAGGCGTACCGCAAAGGAATGCTCGAATTTCGCAAGGGTTCGTCGTGGGGTCCGAACCTCGTGCATGCGACCGAAATCGATCCGACATTGGCCGAGGCGCATGTGCAGCTCGCAGCAGCGGCGCTATTCAATTCCGCTGCGGAGCGGTCACGCGCGCATTACCGAAAGGCGATGGACCTCGTCGATACGCTATCGGACGAGGATCGCGTCCTTTTGAATGCAATCGAGCCACTTCTTTTGCGTCAGCCATCGGATTGGGCCGAATCGATTCGACGTTTTTCGAAGGCCGTCGAAAAGTTTCCGAACGATGCGCATTTTTGGTTTTACCTAGCCATTGCCACGGCCAATTTCGAAGACTTCGCCAAGGCAAATGGATACTTGAATCGCGCCATCGCTCTCGACCCAGGGTTTGCTCACGCTCGAGTGCTACTGGCCATGTATACGGCGTACGAGGGGCGGTTCGAGGCGGCCGAACAAGCCGCGGAGCAATGCTTGAAGGTCGCACCGGAATCGACTTTGTGCATGGACCTCATTTCGAGGCTTCGATTGCGCGAGGGTAAGTGCGAAGAGATGGCGCAGGTTGCGCGTCGAATGATTGCGGCGAGCACGTCGCGCACGCTCGGTGAGATCGTGCTGGCCGAATCGCTTGCAGCTCGAGGTCAGCCGCTGGCGACGGTCGAACAAGCCATTGCGCAAGCCGAGGCGAGCCGTCAAGAGCTGCCGGTTGCGACGACGGTTGCCACGAAAAAGCAATTTACGACGTTGCGATTGTTCGCGCGGATGTTGGCGGGTGACTTCGAAGGTGCCGAAACGCGTGCCCGCGAGCTCGAAGCGCTGACGCAAACGAGCCACATGCAGGAAGAGCGAGGGGCTGCGGCCAAACTGCTTGCGCAAATCATGTTGGAGACGGGACGGACGCGCGAAGCTGGTGAAGTCGTCATGGCTTTTCTCGATCGGCGCGATGCATGGGAACCGACGCCGAGTGCCGAGGACATTGCCATGGCCAAAGACGCGACACCGTTCTTGCTGTTCGCGGCGGCGGAATCGGAACGGCTATCGGCCGCGGAACGAACGGAACGGCGAGATGCTTGGCTCCGTGATTGGGAAGCGCGCGCGACACCGATTGCGAGAAATTATTTGTGGATGCATGCTCATGCGTCGACGGCGTACACGGCGGAAGAAGCCAAAAATGCAATCGATGTTTTGTCGCGTCAGGCTCCCCTGCCCCCTTTCCGGCCCGAAACGATGGCCGATGCGTATGTGGGTCGCATGTATTTGCTGGCAGGCCGACCAGATGACGCCATTACGTGGCTCGACGGAGCCGCTCGAAGTTGCGCCGCACTTCAATTCCCATTCGAGCACACGCGAGCATTCTTGTGGCTCGGGCAGGCAAAAGAATCGAAGGGGGACACGAAAGGAGCTTGTGGAGCGTATCAAGTGGTGCTCGACAGGTGGGGACAAGCCAAACCGAAAAGCGTGAGCGCCGGACAAGCCCGAGCTCGGGTGAAGGCGCTTGGGTGCAGGCCGACGTGA
- a CDS encoding FHA domain-containing protein, with the protein MRSRDQEDPEATGVFGPMLRNENTLFHVEGSERDATAPGPREAFLVAYDRLADLARAARRPGFVIGVVDKDMRLMAAELGEAGCAITIGRHTKCRIRLPSERVSLRHVVALVLEDEPGVPMIRLWDLNTREPFSTEDGNKNCAVVSDGPTYLAIGPFALWFLPCTANTKWPGRSTEAWDAMPPRSFIDRRAPLPPSRRAGVNALPPPKKKGSPYRSFDENSRITTLAPPLLLGDDEEPELAWATIRLQSRTAKAKRSVSAERLEQGLLIGRYERCGLSLGEIDKNVSRVHLLLVRIGSDVWAIDTGSTNGVRKAGKGVEALILEDHDRLEFGSNMILDWAKLEHAEA; encoded by the coding sequence ATGCGTTCACGTGACCAAGAAGATCCGGAAGCGACGGGCGTTTTCGGGCCGATGTTGCGGAACGAAAACACGCTCTTTCACGTCGAGGGCAGCGAGCGTGACGCGACGGCGCCCGGGCCGCGCGAAGCGTTTCTCGTAGCGTACGATCGTCTCGCCGATCTGGCTCGAGCCGCGCGTCGCCCAGGGTTCGTCATTGGTGTCGTCGACAAAGACATGCGACTGATGGCTGCCGAGCTTGGTGAAGCGGGCTGCGCCATTACCATCGGTCGGCATACGAAATGCCGCATTCGACTGCCCTCCGAGCGCGTCTCGCTGCGCCACGTCGTCGCCCTGGTTCTCGAAGACGAACCTGGCGTGCCCATGATTCGCTTGTGGGACCTCAATACGCGCGAGCCATTTTCCACGGAAGATGGAAACAAGAATTGCGCCGTGGTGTCCGACGGGCCGACGTATCTTGCCATCGGCCCCTTTGCGCTTTGGTTTTTGCCCTGCACAGCCAATACCAAATGGCCCGGTCGTAGCACCGAAGCGTGGGACGCGATGCCTCCCCGTTCTTTCATCGACAGGCGCGCACCTCTTCCGCCTTCGCGTCGCGCGGGTGTCAATGCATTGCCTCCGCCCAAGAAAAAGGGCAGTCCTTATCGCAGTTTCGATGAAAACTCGCGCATCACGACGCTCGCGCCCCCTTTGCTGCTCGGTGATGACGAAGAACCTGAATTGGCCTGGGCCACGATTCGCCTGCAATCTCGCACGGCCAAAGCGAAACGCAGCGTATCGGCCGAACGGCTCGAACAGGGGCTCTTGATTGGGCGTTACGAACGATGTGGTTTGTCGCTGGGCGAAATCGACAAGAACGTTTCCCGTGTACACTTGCTGCTCGTGCGCATTGGTTCCGATGTATGGGCAATCGATACGGGCAGCACCAATGGAGTGCGCAAAGCTGGCAAGGGGGTCGAGGCGCTGATTCTCGAGGACCACGATCGGCTCGAATTTGGGTCGAATATGATCCTCGATTGGGCCAAACTCGAACACGCCGAAGCTTGA
- a CDS encoding VWA domain-containing protein: MLRNQRETTLGVWIDVPSGQTGLRSKSSVALVVDTSGSMGGEKIEHARAAARRLVDSLPDGDILSIHSFSDEASVRFVTSVLTPHTRMEAHSAIRSLGAAGGTNLFDGLRTGELHVAASPTTHSVRRVIVVSDGVATVGPTSTDVLGSIAEKGADHGIQVTAIGVGLDYDERTLNALAVRSSGRLHHIESPDDMTAVLAEESRLFNSTRATDVVVEIVPAPGVSLVSVAGARTMPAGTSGLRIPLGSMFSGQHREMAVKVRIDEPSVVGSQPLASVRLFFKDAAEQGLSRVQEVVARYEVTDQPGVVAKHENDRAKTIAAVHEAAEVAIAAAQDVSAGRFDAAEDTFARAQEKLAAVAANVRDAKEKERVLTVAKRMESARQSSRAAASAPPAAAPAARRSKALDINSAFMHESGY, from the coding sequence ATCCTGCGAAATCAACGTGAAACGACGCTCGGTGTGTGGATCGATGTTCCATCTGGACAAACTGGTTTGCGTTCAAAAAGTTCCGTCGCGCTCGTCGTCGACACATCCGGATCCATGGGCGGAGAAAAAATCGAACACGCTCGTGCCGCAGCTCGCCGCCTCGTCGATAGTTTGCCCGATGGCGACATCCTTTCCATCCACTCTTTCTCCGATGAAGCTAGCGTCAGGTTTGTCACGTCCGTCCTTACCCCGCACACGCGCATGGAAGCCCATTCGGCCATCAGGTCGCTCGGTGCAGCGGGCGGGACAAACCTCTTCGATGGATTGCGCACCGGCGAGCTTCATGTTGCAGCCAGTCCGACGACCCATTCCGTTCGTCGAGTCATCGTCGTATCCGATGGCGTTGCTACCGTGGGTCCCACGTCCACCGACGTTCTTGGCAGCATCGCGGAAAAGGGAGCCGATCACGGCATTCAAGTCACCGCGATCGGTGTCGGTCTCGACTATGACGAACGCACGCTCAATGCTCTCGCCGTGCGTTCGAGCGGCCGATTGCACCACATCGAATCACCGGACGACATGACCGCCGTCCTTGCCGAAGAATCACGCCTCTTCAACTCCACGCGAGCGACCGACGTGGTTGTCGAAATCGTACCTGCTCCTGGCGTGTCGCTCGTCAGCGTTGCCGGAGCTCGAACGATGCCCGCGGGCACGAGTGGTCTTCGCATTCCGCTCGGATCCATGTTCAGCGGACAGCATCGCGAGATGGCCGTGAAGGTTCGGATTGACGAACCGAGTGTCGTCGGGTCGCAGCCGCTTGCAAGCGTTCGACTGTTTTTCAAGGATGCAGCGGAGCAGGGTTTGTCGCGGGTGCAAGAAGTCGTGGCGCGGTACGAAGTCACCGATCAACCGGGTGTCGTCGCGAAGCATGAAAACGATCGAGCGAAAACGATTGCAGCGGTGCACGAAGCTGCCGAGGTTGCGATCGCTGCCGCGCAAGACGTCAGCGCCGGACGATTCGATGCGGCCGAGGACACGTTTGCGCGAGCGCAGGAAAAGCTCGCGGCGGTGGCAGCCAATGTGCGTGACGCCAAGGAAAAGGAACGCGTGCTCACGGTGGCGAAACGAATGGAGTCGGCCCGACAAAGCTCACGCGCTGCCGCTTCGGCTCCGCCTGCCGCAGCTCCCGCGGCCCGTCGATCGAAGGCGCTCGACATCAACTCCGCGTTCATGCACGAGAGCGGTTATTGA
- the modA gene encoding molybdate ABC transporter substrate-binding protein translates to MNQGRRIFVSALVATILPMGCKSKPTPHELIVGAATSMRHALPALVKEFQKEQPSAQITVTYGASGDIARQVQAGAGMDVVVFASKAPIDKLVQSGHVDGSTTKVVGTNELVLIGPEGSAKITFPTLDALPAGERLAIGDPSSVPVGQYAREALERLALWDKLSGRVVHGANVAAVLAYVQRGEVAAAIVYRTEIEGVKGIEVLDVAKGPWAPRPEIWAGVVAESQDRVSAQKFVNFMASAAGMRVFESFGFGPP, encoded by the coding sequence ATGAACCAAGGGCGCCGCATATTCGTCTCCGCGCTCGTCGCGACCATCCTGCCAATGGGTTGCAAGTCCAAACCTACGCCCCACGAGCTCATCGTTGGTGCCGCAACGAGCATGCGGCACGCTCTTCCCGCGCTCGTCAAAGAATTCCAAAAAGAGCAGCCTTCGGCACAAATCACGGTGACGTATGGAGCTTCCGGTGACATTGCGCGCCAAGTTCAGGCGGGCGCGGGCATGGATGTCGTCGTTTTCGCAAGCAAAGCACCCATCGACAAACTCGTGCAATCTGGCCATGTCGATGGCTCGACCACCAAGGTCGTTGGCACCAACGAGCTCGTGCTCATAGGCCCCGAGGGCAGCGCGAAAATCACGTTCCCCACGCTCGATGCACTTCCTGCGGGTGAGCGATTGGCCATTGGTGATCCAAGCTCCGTTCCCGTGGGTCAATACGCCCGCGAAGCACTCGAGCGCCTGGCGCTCTGGGACAAACTCTCGGGGCGCGTCGTTCATGGAGCCAACGTTGCTGCGGTGCTTGCTTACGTGCAGCGAGGTGAGGTGGCGGCGGCGATTGTGTATCGGACGGAGATCGAGGGTGTGAAAGGCATTGAGGTGCTCGACGTGGCCAAAGGTCCATGGGCGCCGCGTCCGGAAATTTGGGCAGGTGTGGTCGCAGAGTCACAGGATCGGGTGAGCGCGCAGAAATTCGTCAATTTTATGGCGTCGGCGGCTGGAATGCGGGTTTTCGAGTCGTTTGGGTTTGGCCCGCCTTGA